The following nucleotide sequence is from Myxococcus stipitatus.
GCGTCTGGCTGTCCACGCCCGCGTGGCGGTCCTGGAGGCTGCTCTGGGGCAGGCGCCGGTTGGCCCACGCCAGCACCGCCGCCGTCAGCTCGGGGGCCAGCGCGCGGCCCCACACGGCCAGCCGCGTGGGCAGCCCCACCAGCACCTCCGCGTCGCCCCGCCGCACGGCGGCGAGGATGATGCGCGCGGCGCGCTCGGCGCTCACGGACATGCCCGGCAGTGAGTCGCTCACGGAGAACCACGCGTATTCGGCCTCGTGGTTGCCCTTGAAGCGGGCGTTGAGCGGGCTGCCGGTGCGCATCAGGCCCGGGCACACCGTCGTCACCCGGATGCCGTCCTGGCGCAGCTCCGCGCGCAGCCCGTCCGACAGGCCCACCAGCGCGAACTTGCTGGCCGCGTAGGGCACCAGGTGCGGCACCGCCACGCGCCCGCCAACGGAGGCGATGTTGACGATGCGCCCCTCTCCGCGCCGCTTCATCTCCGGCAGCACCGCCAGCGTGGTGTGCAGCGCCCCCCACAGGTGCGTGTCCACCGCCTCGCGGAAGTCCTCCAGCGTCATCGACTCCAGCGGCCCCACCTGGATGACGCCCGCGTTGTTGACGAGCACGTCCACGCCGCCCCAGCGCTCGTGGACCGCGGAGACCGCGGCCTCCACGCTCACCTGGTCGCGCACGTCGCAGGGCAGGGCGAGCACCTCGCCTCCCTCCCGCTCGAGCTCGTCGCGGGCGCGCTGGAGCGACTCCTCCTCCCGGCCGCACAGGGCCACGCGCGCGCCCTGCCTCACGAGCTGGCGCGCGAGCACCAGCCCCAGGCCGCGCGTGCCTCCGGTGATGAGCACGTCGCGGCCCTGGAACGAATAGCGGGTGCGGCGCAGCGCCCGGCCCAGCCCCAGCGCCACGCCGACGCCGGCCGCCACCAGCGTGCCCGGGGTGAAGCGCCGCGCCCGTCCATCCTTGCGCCTGTCAGCCATGGGGAGCTCCTTCGCGTCGCGTGGGTGGGGTGTTCAGTGCGCGGGGGCGGGGGCCGCCGCGGAGGTGTCGTACTGCGTGAAGCGCTCCAGCGCGGGGCGCAGCCGCCGGGCGGCGCCCTTGCCGCACAGGTGGTGGCGCAGCCGGCCGTCGGCGTCGAAGAGGAGCCAGGCGGGGGTCTGCTTCACGCCGTACGCCTGGGCCATGGAGCCGTCGTCCACGGCGATGGGGTAGGTCAGGCCGTGCTCGCGCGCGAAGGACTCCACCGCGTTGGTGTCGCGCAACTCCCTGGCGGAGTGGGTGACGTCCACGCCGATGACGCGCAGGCCCCGGGGCCCGAACTCCCGCCGGAAGCGCTCGAGCGAGCCGAAGTCGTTGGTGTCCGCGTCCGCGCTCATGGAGAAGAAGTGGAGCAGCACGGGCAGCTCGTCCAGCTCCGAGACGTGGACCGGGGCGTTGATCCACCCGCCATCCGGGTCGAGCAGCGTGAGGGGGATGTCGTGCGTGGGCATGCGGGCTTCCTCGAAGGGTTGGGCTTCATCCCAAGGTCGCCTCTGAAGCTATGCATCCGCCGGAGCGCCCCGGACGTCCGGGAGCGCCGGGTCGTCCGCCCGCCGGGACGCGGGGGAGGGGCGGCGTGGCGCTGGACGCCCGGTCGGGGAGAGGGCAGACACTCACCCCATGCGCATCCCCGACTTCAAGCTGGAGCGGTACTTCGCGCGCTGGGAATTCTCCGCGCCCTACCTGCTGTGCTCCTCGGACATCGAGGGCTGGAGGATGAAGGACCTGCTGGCGCTCGCCGACGCGGACGCCCAGGCGCGCTGGGAGGCGCTGACGCTCGGCTACACGGAGTCCACCGGGCTGCCCGCGCTGCGCGAGGAGATCGCCGCCCTGTACCCCGGCCTCTCGGCGGACCACGTGCTCACCTTCGCCGGCGCGCAGGAGGCCGTGTTCGTCCTGATGAACGTGCTGCTGGGCCCAGGCGACCACGCGGTCGTCACCTGGCCGGGCTACCAGTCCCTGTACGAGGTGGCGCGGGCGACGGGCGCGGACGTGACGCTGCTGCCCCTGCGAGCCGAGGAGGGGTGGGCGCTGGACCTGGAGGCCCTGCGCCGCGCGCTGACGCCGCGCACGCGCGTGGTGGTGGTGAACTTCCCGCACAACCCCACCGGCGCGCTGCCGGACCGCGCGACGTTCGAGGCGCTGTGCGCGCTGTGCGACGAGCGCGGCATCCACCTGCTGTCCGACGAGGTGTACCGCCTGCTGGAGTACGACGTCCGCGACACGCTCCCGCCCGCCGCCTCCGTGTCGCCGCGCGCCTTCAGCCTGGGCGTCATGTCCAAGGCCTTCGGCCTGGCCGGCCTGCGCGTGGGGTGGCTCGCCAGCCGCGACGCGGACGTGCTGCGCCGCTGCATGGCCTACAAGGACTACACGACCATCTGCAACGGCGCGCCCGTGGAGGTGCTCGCCCTCATCGCCCTGCGCGCCAAGGCCCGCGTGCTGGAGCGCAGCCGCGCGCTGCTCGCCGGCAACCTCGCGCTGCTGGACGCCTTCTTCGCGCGGCACGCGGACACCTTCCAGTGGGTGCGCCCGCGCGCGGGCAGCGTCGCCTTCCCGCGCCTGCTCCGCGACGAGCCCGTGGCCCGCTTCACCCAGGCGCTCGTCGACCGCGAGGGCGTGCTGCTGCTGCCCGGCGACGTCTACGACTTCCCCGGCAACCACTTCCGGCTGGGCCTGGGCCGCGCCAACCTCCCGGACGCCCTCTCTCGCCTGGAGCGTTTCGTTTCCGACACACTCCGCGCCGGCCATTGATGCGGCACGTCGTCCCCTTCGACGCCCCGTCCCAGAGGGCGACGCGACGCGTCAGGGTTCGCCCGGGGTGCGGGGTTTCCGTGTCCTCGACCTTTTACACCCCGCCGCCCTAGAGTGAGCGCTCCCCTGACAGGTCCCCCACCCGGCAGGGCTCTTCCCCACCTCGAGATGGAGGCGCTCAAGATGAAGAAGCTGATCGGCACGGCGGTCGTCGCCGCGACGTTGATGGTTGGCACCGAGGCGGCCGCCACCAACTACACGCTGTGGATCCACGGCCGGAACGGCGGGACGACGCAGGCGGGCAACTACGGCGACTTCAGCTACTGGGGGCCGGCGGGCACCGCCGCGGGGGTGAACAAGAAGGCGGTGAACTGGAACGGCAAGGAGCGCGTCGGCGGGCAGAACGCGCGCATCCGCGACGCGCTGGACTGTTTCTGCACCGGCGACAACTGGTGCTACATCGCCGCGCACAGCGCGGGGGACCTCCAGATCGGCTACGCGCTGGCCCTGTATGGCGGCAGCGCGCGCTACAAGAAGAACGCGACGCCCAACGCCAGCGGCGTCTGTGGCAACACCGACGGCACCACCCAGACGGGCTGGAACATCAAGTGGGTGAACGTGGCGTCGGGCGCTGGCGGTGGCAGCGAGCTGGCGGACGTAGGCGAGTGGGCGGTGAACGAGCCGCTGGTGAGCGACCTGGTCACCACGACGGCCCGGGCGATGTACGACCACAACGCCACGCGCGGCGTCTGGTTCTACATGTTCGCGGGCGCCAAGGGGACGCTGTACTCGGGGCTCCTCCCGGGCCAGGACGACGAGGCGGTCTCCTACCACTCGACGGGCGGCGTCTCCGGCGACGCCGGCAGCTCGCAGTGCAACCCGGGTGACTGGTTCTGCGGGGGCACGCTCACCACCGGCACCTCGAAGACGAGCGACGGCCGCGCGAAGTGGAGCTTCCACACCGTGTCGCTGCGCGACGACGGCGAGTCCTTCAACCACTACGCCAATGGCAACTGGGGTGGCATCGTCGCCAAGGTCCGCGAGGACGTGGTGAAGTACGCCTACTGAGCCCGTCGCGCGCGCTGAAGCACCATGACCCCCACCAGCTCCGCCTCCTCCGCTGCCACTCGCGCGCGCCGCGCCGGGTGGGCTGTCTTGTCGTTGTGCGTGGTGCTGGGCGCCGTGGGGTGGTGGGGGCTTGGGGGCGACGCCGAGGGCGCGCCAGGAGCCTCCGGGACGGAGGGCGCCACGGCCGTGGGCAGGCGGGGCCCCGCGATGGCCGCGTCCCCCGGGAAGGCTTCGGGGGGAGGCGGTTCGGCGGGCGGGTCCGTCGCCGCGGCCTCTTCCGGCGCGCCGGGGGGGCGGGACTCGCCCACGCCCCGGGAGCGTGAGCGCGAGGAGCTGAAGGCGCTGTGGCGGCAACGGCTGGAGCGCGCGAAGCGGACGCTGGAGTCCTATGTCGCGGCCACGCGCTACCCGCCGCAGTCCCGGCCCATCGAGGAGCACCCGGACCAGGTGACGCTGGCCGAGCCCGAGCGGCTGCGGCCGTTGAGCCGCGAGCATCCGGAGCTGCAGCTGCGCCTCAAGCAGGACCGCGTGTTCGTGGTGGGCGACGAGGCGGTGCACTTCTTCGTGTCCTGCGAGGACGCGCAGCGCCAGCCACGGCCCTGCCAGGTGTTGTCCGCCTCCGCGCACGAGGCCGAGTACGTCCAGGGCGCGGGCATGATGCCCGCGGTGCCCGTCGTCTTCACGGACGACGGCGTGGGCGGCGACGCGGTCGCGAAGGACGGGGTCTTCACCGGCCGGCTCCAGCCGTCGAAGCAGGGCTTCCCGCTGTTCTCCGGCACGCTGCGCGTGGACGTGGTGGTGCGCTCGGACCGGGCGGAGGGCACGGCCTTCCTGGACATCCTCTACACGCCCTCTCCGCCGGCGACGTTCACCGGCAAGGTGCGCGAGGAGGTGTCGGCCGGCTCGCTGCTGCTCTATCTGGGAATCAATGTCCGCAAGGCGGGCCGGTACGTGGTGGCGGGCCGCGTGGACACGGAAGGGGGCGAGCCCTTCGCGCACGTGTCCTTCAACGAGGAGCTGAAGGAGGGCGCGCAGGAGGTGAAGCTCACCGTCTTCGGCAAGCTCATCCGCGACGAGGACCCCTCCTTCCCGCTGAAGCTGCGTGACGTGGAGGGCTTCCTGCTCAAGGAGTCCGGAGACCCGGACCGGGAGTTGATGGCCACGCTGCGCGGCGAGGTCCACACCACGCACGACTACCAGGCCTCCTCCTTCTCCCCCGACGAGTGGCAGGGCGAGGTGCGCCGCCGCTACATCGACGAGTACACGAACGACGTCCTCGACGCTCAGCGCCAGCTCGAGCTGCTCGTCGCGGAGGAGGAGGGCAAGAAGCCGCCGCCGGGCGACGGCGACAAGTCCCCGCCGTGAGCGGCGCTCAGCGCTCGGGCCGCGCCGCCACCGCGACGGAGTCGTCCGGGGCCGCGTCCTGGCCGAGGATGGGCGCGCCCAGCATCCGCGCCGCCGCCAGTTGACGCGGCTCCAACCCGGCCTCCCACGTGTCCTGCGTCGCCGCCACCACGTCCACGCCCTGGGCCCCCGGCGCGGAGCTCGCCGGCACGCTGGCCGCGAGGGGGTCGGCCGCCAGGGAGCCGAGCACGCCCGCGAACGCCGCGTCCGCCGGACCCGGCTCGTCCACCACCATGTCGCCCAGGTCGCTCGTGTCGGCGAGGAACTCCTCGGGGCCCGCGGGCCGCGTGTCGGGCGGGGTCCACCGCGCCTCCGAGGGCGTCAGGGACTCCATGCCCTCCTCGAAGAAGTCCTGGTCCAGCGCCAGCCCGGGCGAAGCGCGTCCCGACGGCGTCGGCGCGCCGAGCATGGACAGCAGGTCCTCCGGGTCCGTCACGCCGGAGCTGGACGTGTCCAGGTTGTGCAGCTCCCAGGCCGCGTCGTCCGGGGAGAGGATGTCGGCCGCGTCCGGCGCACTGGTGCCGCGGCGCGACGTCGCGCCCGCCATGGCCCCCACGGGCTCGCGGGGCGCGCCCAGCGACGAGGGGAGCTGCGCGCCCAGCCGCTGCGCGTAGCGGGGCGCGGCGGCTTCGAAGGAGCTCTCGCCGGAGAACACGCGCAGCGATTCGTGCTCCAGGTCGCGGCGCGAGGCGCCCTCGTCGAGCCCGTCCAGATCCAACGCGGCGAACACCGAGTCCGCGCCATCCGCGCCGTCCGCCTGGAAGTCGCTCTCGTCGGAGAAGCCGCGCCGCACCTTCGTCACCGGCTCGAGCGGCTCCTGCTTCGCCAGGGGCGAGACGTGGGTATCGACGTCGAGCGACGTGCGCCGCAGCGAGGACAGGAGGCTCGAGGACAGGCGGCGGATGGACGTCATGCGTCACCTCGGACGAAGGCACACTTCGGGCTGCATCCGTATTGTCGTCAGGGGCCGTGGGAAGTTGCCAGCCGCGCCGGGTGGGCATGGCGTCCACCGGGTGGGATGGTGAGCCCCCTCCTCAGGTGTGGGGCGGCAACCCCACGAACCCGACATGCGGCCCGGATGCGGCGCATTGCAACGTCGGCCACCGAACGAGTGTGAGGACCGCTCCCAGGTCCAATGGCACTCAGGTCACAGCCGCCGCACAAAGCGAGGTATCCGTAGTGGGCGCCCACCTGGGGATGGGGGCTGGCCTCCAGCTTGCTGGAGGAAGCGGTTCGAGGAGGCAGTGTGATGCTGCGTATCGACAGCGCGGGACAGACCCATATCGGTCGCCGGCCCCACAACGAGGACTCGTTCTGCGTCCTGCCGGAGCTGGGCCTGTACGTCGTGGCGGATGGGCTGGGTGGGCAGGAGGGTGGCGAGGTCGCCAGCCGATGCGTGGTGGATACCTTCGCGGGCCTGGGGCAGCGCTGGGAGCGGGAGTCCGAGGCGGTCTGGCCGGAGGTGGCGGATCCACGGCGTTCGCGCGAGGAGAACCTGCTGGCCGCCTGTTCGCACCTGGCGCAGCGCAACCTCCAGGCCCAGCGCGTGGGGCGGTTGAGCGAGATGGCGTCGACGGTGGTCGCGGTGGCGCTGGGGCCCGCGGGCGCGGCGGTGGCGCACGTGGGCGACAGCCGCCTGTACCGGCTGCGCGGGGGCCGGGTGGAGCCGCTGACGCGCGACCACTCCTTCCTGGAGGAGCTCAAGGACGTGGGCATGGAGCCCCCCGGGGGCGCGTCCAACTGGCGCCACCTCATCACCCGCGCGCTCGGCACGGACAACGCGGAGCCCACGCTGCAGCGGCTCCAGACGCAGCCGGGCGACGTCTTCCTGCTGTGCTCGGACGGCCTCTACGAGCCGCTGGGCCTGGAGGGGCTGTCGCGCCGGCTGACGCTCGCGAACGCGCGGGAGATCTGCGACGCGCTGGTGGCGGACGCCTTCGAGGCGGGGGGCAAGGACAACATCACCGCCGTCGTGGTGCGCGTCGCGGACGCCTGAGCTCGGGGGACTCGCACGCTTCCTGGCGGGGCGGGTCATACCCTGAGTGCCGGGTCATCCTCGCCATACTGCGCAAGGTCCGGGGGTTGGGGTAGGGTGGAGACCCAAGGCTTTCCTGGCCTCGCTGTTTCCCCCGCTTCGTCCGACATCGCAGCGCATGACGCATAGCCTTGCCGCGCGCCTGACCGCCGCCATCACCCTGGTCATCCTGGTCCTCACCGCGCTGTGCGTGACGTTCACGGGCGTGGTGTTGCGCTCCCGGATGAACGCGGAGCTGGCCCTTGCCCTTTCGCAGGACGAAGCCGCCTGGAGCCGCCTGGTGACGCAGGAGGCCCGGACGCTGAAGGTCCTGATGCGCGGCCTCGCGGCGGATCCCCGCCTGGGCGCGTTGCTCGCCCGGGAGAAGGTGGACGTGGAGGCGCTGCGCGCGTTCACGATGGCCCAGAAGGCGGTGGTGTCCGTGGAGCTGCTGTTGGTGGCGGACGCCGAGGGCCGGCCGCTGGCGGGGAGCTTCACGGACCAGCTGGGGTCGCTCGCGGAGCGGGTGGCGACGGATGCGCCCGGGGTGCTCTTCGTGGGGCCGACGCCGTACTGGGTGGTGTCGCGCCCGGTGGAGCAGGAGGGCCGGCGGCTGGGGCACCTGGTGCTGGGCAGCCGGTTCGACGACGCGCCGCTGAAGGAGGTGCGCAAGCAGCGGGGCGTGGAGCTGGTGCTGCGAGCGGGCGCGCGGGTGGTGGCGCAGGCGCTGGACACGGTGTCGCCGAACGCGCTGCTCGTGATGGTGGACGCGGAGGCCGTGGAGGCCCAGGGGCGGGTGGAGGTGGAGGGGGCGAGCTTCCGGGTGGCGCGTCAACCGCTGGGAGGTGGACTGGAGCTGGTGCTCGCGCGCGACGAGAGCGCGGAGGCGTCGCGGTTCGGGACGGCGGTGTGGCTCATCGTCTCGTTGGGGCTCTTCACGGCGTTGTCGGCGGGGTTCGTCATCTTCCTGCTGGTGCGGCGGATGACGGGGCCGCTGCGCGAGCTGACCGCGGCGACGGAGCGGGTGGTGGCGGAGGGCGACTTCCGGGGCACGTTGGAGGTGCGCTCCCAGGACGAGATTGGCCGGCTGGCCGCGTCCTTCGTGGAGATGATGTCGCAGTTGCGCTCGTTGCTGATGGCGTTGAAGGGCTCCGCCGAGCAGCTCGAGCAGGCCGCGACGCACCTGACCGAGACCGCGGTGGAGCAGAACGAGGCGGTGTCGCAGCAGGCGGTGGCGTTGCACGAGACGCAGCTGGCGGCGCAGCAGCTCCAGGAGTCGTCGCGCGCGGCGGCGAAGCGCGTGGAGATCATCCAGCGCGAGGCGGAGAAGGCCAGCGGCTTCGGCGAGGCGGGCGAGGCGGCGGTGCTGGGGAGCGTGGGAGGGCTGACGCACATCCGCTCGTACGTCGAGCAGATTGGCCGCACCATCGCGGAGCTGCACCAGCGCACCCGGCAGGTGGGGGACATCACCCGCACGGTGAAGGACCTGGCGGACCAGTCCAACGTGCTGGCGCTCAACGCCTCCATCGAGGCGGCGCGCAGCGGGGATTCGGGGCGCGCCTTCTCCGTGGTGGCGAGGAACATGCGTTCGTTGGCGGACCAGTCCGCGGGGGCGACCACGCGCGTGCAGGGCATCCTCGGCGACATCGGTCGCGCCATCGGCGACGCGGTGCGCATCAGCGAGGGCGGCGCGCGCGAGGTCGAGGGGGGCCTGGAGCAGGTCCACGCGGCTGGGGAGAGCCTGCGCTCGCTGGCGAGCATCATCCAGAGCAACGGCCAGACGGTGCGCAGCATCTCCGACGCGGTGAGGCAGCAGGACGCCGGCATCGCGGAGCTCTTCGCCGCGCTCAGCTCCATGGCGGACGTGGCGGACCAGATCGTCGACCGCATGGCCGCCAGCGAGCAGGCCGCCATCCAGCTCTCCGCCGCCTCCGGCGAGCTGAGCGCCATTGTCGGGCGCTATCAGCTCTGAGGCGTCGGGCGGGGACTCGGCTCGCCCCCGCTGTCGGAGCGCCATCGTCGAGCGCCACCCGCCGCTCCGAGGCGCCATGCGGGCGGCCCGGCTCGCCCTCGCCGCTGGCGAGTCGAGCGTCGAGCGAAGGTGTCATCAGTGCCGAAGTGCCGCGCGTGATGCTCAGCCCAGCTCGCCGCCGTCGATGGCGTAGGCCGCGCCGGTGATGGCGGCCGCCGCGTCCGAGGCGAGGAACATGACGAGCGCGGTGACCTCCTCCGGCTGGATGATGCGGCCCAGCGCGTTCATCGAGGCCAGGGCCTCGCGGGCCTGGTCGCCGGAGCGCCCGGTGGTCTGGCTGATGGCCGCCGTCGCATTGGCGAACATGTCCGTCTCCACCCAGCCCGGGTTCACCTGGTTCACGGTGATGTTCTTCTTCGCGTACTCCACGGCCAGCGCGCGCGTCAGGCCCAGCAGCGCGTGCTTGGACGCGCAGTAGATGGACGTGTACTTCATGCCGCGCTCGGCGGCCATGGAGCCGATGTTGATGACGCGACCGCCGCCGGCCTTGGCCATGGCGGGCATCAGCTCGCGGCACAGCAGGAAGGGCGCCGTCACGTTCACGGCCATCACCCGCGCCACGTCGGCGGTGCTCGTCTTGGTCAGCGGCGCGGACACGGTGATGCCCGCGTTGTTCACGATGACCGTCGGCGGGCCCTCCGCGAGAATCGTCTTCGTGGCCGCGAGCAGGGCCTCCTCGTTCGCCACGTCCACGACGAGCGGACGGATGCGCTCGCCACCTTCCTTCGCGAGCGACTCGAGCGCGTCCGCCGCGCGCGCGAGCGCCCAGACGCGATAGCCCTCGCGGGCGAAGGACAGCGCCACGGTGCGGCCGATGCCACGGCTCGCGCCTGTCACCACCACGGTCTTCTGGGTCGTCGTCATGCGCGGAAGCCTAGCGCCGCCGCGCCGCGTGGGCACCCGCTGGATTGCAAACACTCACCCCGTGGGGGCAAGCGTGGCGGGAGGCGCTCCGGCGGCCTGTACCCGCTTGCCAACGCGCTCCAATCCCTCGCCCGGGCGTGGACCCGCGGGGAGTCCTCGAAGGCCGTGCCCCGCCAGTGGTCCAGCACCGGGGTGAAAAGCCCGGAGTGTCCCTGGTGCCGCGCGTGGTGCATGGCATGGAAGGTGGGCGTGAAGACGACGCGCCCAGCCCCGCGGCCCACGCCTCGCTGCGCGGTTGACCGGGCGCCAGTGTCTTGCGGTAGACGCGCGGCGTTCCGCCTGGCGGAATCGGGTGACGCGCAGCCCGAGCCCCACCCTTCCGGCGCGTGCCCGCGGACTTTCGGGATGCCAGCGCCGGCGGCTCGCGCGGGTCGCGCCCCGCGTTTGACGCTCCGGGAGGCGGGCATTAGGAGGGCGGCATGCCGCGCGCCGACATCACCGACCTCTTGAGAATCGACGACCTGCTGTCCCCGGAGGAGAAGGCCGCTCGCGACACGGTGGCCCGCTTCGTGGACCGCGAGGTGCTGCCCATCATCGGAGGGCACTTCCGGGACGGGACGTTCCCGCTCCACCTGGTGCCCCAGCTCGCGGAGATGGGGGTGCTCGGCGCCAACCTCCAGGGCCACGGTTGCGCGGGGATGAACACCGTCAGCTACGGGCTCATCCTCCAGGAGCTGGAGCGGGGCGACTCCGGCCTGCGCTCGTTCGCGTCCGTGCAGGGCTCGCTGTGCATGTTCCCCATCCACGCCTACGGCAGCGACGAGCAGAAGGCGCGCTTCCTGCCGGAGATGGCCCGGGGGCGCGTCATCGGCTGCTTCGGCCTCACCGAGCCGGACTTCGGCTCCAACCCGGGCGGCATGCGCACGCGCGCGCGCAAGGACGGCGACGGCTACGTGCTCGACGGCACGAAGACCTGGATCACGAACGGCGCCATCGCCGACGTCGCGGTGGTGTGGGCCAAGACGGACGACGGCGGCCCCGAGTCCGTGCGCGGCTTCCTGGTGGAGAAGGGCACGCCGGGCTTCACCGCGCGCGACATCCCCGGCAAGTTCTCCCTGCGCGCCTCCGTCACCAGCGAGCTGTCCTTCCAGGAAGTGCGCGTGCCCGCGCGCAACGTGCTGCCCGGCGTGGTGGGCCTGCGCGGGCCGCTGTCGTGCCTCAACAACGCGCGGCTGGGCATCGCCTTCGCCGTCACGGGCGCGGCCATCGCCTGCTTCGAGGGCGCGAGGGAGTACGCGCTGTCGCGCGCCTCGTTCCAGGGCAAGCCCGTGGCGGGCTTCCAGCTCACGCAGGAGAAGCTGGCGGACATGCTCCAGGAGATCGTCAAGGCGCAGCTGCTGGCGCTGCGCGTGGCGCGCCTCAAGGACGAGGGCCAGGTGACGCCCGTCATGGTGAGCCTGGCCAAGCGCAACAACGTGAAGAGCGCGCTGGAGATTGCCCGCGTCGCGCGGAGCATCTACGGCGCCAACGGCATCACCGACGCGTACCCGCCCGTGCGCCACATGCTCAATCTGGAGTCCGTCTTCACCTACGAGGGCACCCACGAGGTGCACACGCTGGTGCTCGGCAAGGCCATCACCGGCCTGGATGCCTTCGACTGAAAGGACGCCTCGCGCTCGCACGGCGCCTCCCTCCGCCCGGGACAGGGGGAGGGAGGCGGCTTCGTGTGAGGGGGAATCAGCCGTTGTCCGGCGTCGGCTCGGTGCTGGCGGGGGCTTCGGAGGCCTCGGGGGCCGCCGGGGCCTCGGCGTCGGCCTCGGGCTCGTCGGAGAGCTCCGGCGCGGTGCCCGCGGCCTCGGCCGCCTGCTGCGCCTTGAGCTCCTCGTCGTTCATGAAGCCGATGGGGCTGTCCTTCCGGTTGAGGAAGCGCACCGCCTTCTTCGAGAGCGCGAACATCTGCTCCGCCGTCGCGGCGGGGACCAGGGAGTGCTCGATTTGAGCGGGGTCCGGCCGTTCGACCACGGCCAGCTCGCCCTCCTCGAGGCGCTTGGCCTGCTCCGGGCTCAGCTCGAGCCGGCGCAGCTTCCCCTTGCGCGTCATGAAGTAGAACGCCGTCTCCCCGGGCTCCAGCGTCACCTGGGCGCCGAGCGCCAGCTCGCGCAGGGCGCGGTCCAGTTCGATCTGCCGCTTGGACTCCGCGCGCTGATAGGCCTTGGAGCCCGGCATGGGCGGCAGCTTGGGGATGGGACGTTCCGCGGGAGCGGCCGCGGGGCGTCCGTGGTGCGAGGGGCCACCGCCGTGGCGGGGCGCGCCGTGATGGCGAGGACCTCCACCGCCAGGCCGTCCACCGCCACCACCGCCAGGGCGACCGCCGCCGCCTTCGCGAGGGCCACGGTCCTCACCCCGGGGCGCGCCCCCGGCTGTCCGGTTCTCGTCACGGCGGGGAGGCGGACGGTTGCCGCCTGGACGCCCGCCCTCCTGGGACGACGGACGCCGGGCTTCCGCCTGGCTGGCCGCCGCATCAGCCTTCTTCGACTGTTCCTCGGTGACGAGGCCCGCCTTCAACAACTTGTCGCGCAGGTTCTGCATGAGATGGGCGTTCTATCCCTTGCACGGCCGCACGCAAGCCGCTGCTTGCCGCTCCTGTATGCGCCACGTAACTTGCCGCCCCCGTGGTACCCCCTCCGGAGGAGCCGTGAGTCGTCTGAAGAAGTCCGTCTTCACCCTCGCCCTGGCCCTGGCGGCCGCGGGCTGCTCGGACCCGGTCGACAAGGCGGCCAAGGCGCGCATCTTCTCGCCGGAGGACCCGCCCAAGGTGGTGGCGTCCGCCCAGCAGAAGCTCCCCCCCGAGGACGTAGCGGACAACCCTCAGGTGGCGCGCCGCATCCTGGGCATGGACGCCGCCGAGGTGACGGAGCGTCTGGGGCCCCATCGCTTCCAGTCCACCGTCAGCTACGAGTGGACGGCCGCCGACTCCAACCCGGTGAAGCTCACGGAGACGCGCTCGTTCCGCGCGGGCCCCGGTGGGGTCAGCGGGGACTTCCATGGCGTGCTGGAGAACTCCCGGGACCAGGGCCTGGAGGTGATGCGGGTGGGGGGGCAGGTGTTCGCCCGCAACCGGTATGGCCCGTTCCGTCAGCGTCTGCGCGACCGCGGCATGGCCGAGCGCACGCGCTCGGAGCTGACCGGCGCCATCCGTGACTTCGACAGCCTCTTCCAGGGCCGGCT
It contains:
- a CDS encoding SDR family NAD(P)-dependent oxidoreductase, with the protein product MADRRKDGRARRFTPGTLVAAGVGVALGLGRALRRTRYSFQGRDVLITGGTRGLGLVLARQLVRQGARVALCGREEESLQRARDELEREGGEVLALPCDVRDQVSVEAAVSAVHERWGGVDVLVNNAGVIQVGPLESMTLEDFREAVDTHLWGALHTTLAVLPEMKRRGEGRIVNIASVGGRVAVPHLVPYAASKFALVGLSDGLRAELRQDGIRVTTVCPGLMRTGSPLNARFKGNHEAEYAWFSVSDSLPGMSVSAERAARIILAAVRRGDAEVLVGLPTRLAVWGRALAPELTAAVLAWANRRLPQSSLQDRHAGVDSQTPLTRSWLTELSRRAAERNNETDVPLH
- a CDS encoding peroxiredoxin family protein; translated protein: MPTHDIPLTLLDPDGGWINAPVHVSELDELPVLLHFFSMSADADTNDFGSLERFRREFGPRGLRVIGVDVTHSARELRDTNAVESFAREHGLTYPIAVDDGSMAQAYGVKQTPAWLLFDADGRLRHHLCGKGAARRLRPALERFTQYDTSAAAPAPAH
- a CDS encoding aminotransferase class I/II-fold pyridoxal phosphate-dependent enzyme codes for the protein MRIPDFKLERYFARWEFSAPYLLCSSDIEGWRMKDLLALADADAQARWEALTLGYTESTGLPALREEIAALYPGLSADHVLTFAGAQEAVFVLMNVLLGPGDHAVVTWPGYQSLYEVARATGADVTLLPLRAEEGWALDLEALRRALTPRTRVVVVNFPHNPTGALPDRATFEALCALCDERGIHLLSDEVYRLLEYDVRDTLPPAASVSPRAFSLGVMSKAFGLAGLRVGWLASRDADVLRRCMAYKDYTTICNGAPVEVLALIALRAKARVLERSRALLAGNLALLDAFFARHADTFQWVRPRAGSVAFPRLLRDEPVARFTQALVDREGVLLLPGDVYDFPGNHFRLGLGRANLPDALSRLERFVSDTLRAGH
- a CDS encoding choice-of-anchor X domain-containing protein, which gives rise to MSLCVVLGAVGWWGLGGDAEGAPGASGTEGATAVGRRGPAMAASPGKASGGGGSAGGSVAAASSGAPGGRDSPTPREREREELKALWRQRLERAKRTLESYVAATRYPPQSRPIEEHPDQVTLAEPERLRPLSREHPELQLRLKQDRVFVVGDEAVHFFVSCEDAQRQPRPCQVLSASAHEAEYVQGAGMMPAVPVVFTDDGVGGDAVAKDGVFTGRLQPSKQGFPLFSGTLRVDVVVRSDRAEGTAFLDILYTPSPPATFTGKVREEVSAGSLLLYLGINVRKAGRYVVAGRVDTEGGEPFAHVSFNEELKEGAQEVKLTVFGKLIRDEDPSFPLKLRDVEGFLLKESGDPDRELMATLRGEVHTTHDYQASSFSPDEWQGEVRRRYIDEYTNDVLDAQRQLELLVAEEEGKKPPPGDGDKSPP
- a CDS encoding PP2C family protein-serine/threonine phosphatase; translation: MLRIDSAGQTHIGRRPHNEDSFCVLPELGLYVVADGLGGQEGGEVASRCVVDTFAGLGQRWERESEAVWPEVADPRRSREENLLAACSHLAQRNLQAQRVGRLSEMASTVVAVALGPAGAAVAHVGDSRLYRLRGGRVEPLTRDHSFLEELKDVGMEPPGGASNWRHLITRALGTDNAEPTLQRLQTQPGDVFLLCSDGLYEPLGLEGLSRRLTLANAREICDALVADAFEAGGKDNITAVVVRVADA
- a CDS encoding methyl-accepting chemotaxis protein, yielding MTHSLAARLTAAITLVILVLTALCVTFTGVVLRSRMNAELALALSQDEAAWSRLVTQEARTLKVLMRGLAADPRLGALLAREKVDVEALRAFTMAQKAVVSVELLLVADAEGRPLAGSFTDQLGSLAERVATDAPGVLFVGPTPYWVVSRPVEQEGRRLGHLVLGSRFDDAPLKEVRKQRGVELVLRAGARVVAQALDTVSPNALLVMVDAEAVEAQGRVEVEGASFRVARQPLGGGLELVLARDESAEASRFGTAVWLIVSLGLFTALSAGFVIFLLVRRMTGPLRELTAATERVVAEGDFRGTLEVRSQDEIGRLAASFVEMMSQLRSLLMALKGSAEQLEQAATHLTETAVEQNEAVSQQAVALHETQLAAQQLQESSRAAAKRVEIIQREAEKASGFGEAGEAAVLGSVGGLTHIRSYVEQIGRTIAELHQRTRQVGDITRTVKDLADQSNVLALNASIEAARSGDSGRAFSVVARNMRSLADQSAGATTRVQGILGDIGRAIGDAVRISEGGAREVEGGLEQVHAAGESLRSLASIIQSNGQTVRSISDAVRQQDAGIAELFAALSSMADVADQIVDRMAASEQAAIQLSAASGELSAIVGRYQL